A stretch of the Acidilobus sp. 7A genome encodes the following:
- a CDS encoding universal stress protein, protein MYKKILVGYDGSEGGEKALNRALELAKSFNSELCLLTVIPPSSMAFGEIVVPDAINLSLIIESSRKKLADLSSKLSAEGYKVRFEVLTGDPGDTIVSYAEVNGCDLIVLGRRRLSRLERLVLGSVTSKVAGKSTKADVLVVP, encoded by the coding sequence GTGTATAAGAAGATACTTGTTGGTTATGACGGCAGCGAGGGCGGCGAGAAGGCGCTTAACAGGGCTCTCGAGCTTGCCAAGAGCTTCAACAGCGAGCTCTGCCTCCTGACAGTTATACCGCCCAGCTCCATGGCCTTTGGGGAGATAGTTGTCCCTGACGCCATCAACCTGTCACTGATAATAGAGTCCTCGAGGAAGAAGCTTGCTGACCTCTCGTCAAAGCTGAGCGCCGAGGGCTATAAGGTCAGGTTTGAGGTCCTCACTGGGGACCCTGGTGATACCATAGTGAGCTATGCCGAGGTCAACGGCTGTGACCTCATAGTCCTTGGCAGAAGGAGGCTCTCGAGGCTTGAGAGGCTCGTGCTCGGCAGCGTCACCAGCAAGGTCGCTGGCAAGTCCACTAAGGCCGACGTGCTGGTCGTCCCCTAG
- a CDS encoding MFS transporter — translation MDSRGRMLLFTSLAHFLNDSFLVTVSILITYYIDMHVPAAFLGGMAALVNLASGLASPLVSNAADRTGRHVTLMTVGFALIASSLAAFAATFIYGGVARLALIGLGSVLLGLGLSFYHPLGGAILQHSYEGQAGRALGINGSLGSVGRAIFPTVMVLAVAYLGGSEALSLIAAYVVVLALIIQAGLHDVKMPALHESASSSFSRLSRYSFLLVPLTAMVFVRAMFMNGVMTYAPTYVVDIVRSKVFMGVIITVSYATAVVGQPIFGWLVTRLGGRSVVIITTLASTLLYVVFLLARGVVMMTVLLGLYSFFALSGFPVLLGYVSEVVDPSVRAQANSLVWGVGNTVGGAVGALIGGLLLQGRGFLGLTPIYSTMWMFAAFAVASSAMLVMLPRGRPARRP, via the coding sequence ATGGACAGCAGGGGCAGGATGCTGCTGTTCACGTCGCTTGCCCACTTCCTAAACGACAGCTTCCTGGTGACTGTGTCAATCCTCATAACGTACTACATAGACATGCACGTGCCGGCGGCGTTCCTAGGCGGCATGGCAGCTCTCGTGAACCTTGCCTCAGGCCTGGCCAGTCCCCTTGTCAGCAACGCTGCTGACAGGACGGGCAGGCACGTGACGCTCATGACCGTCGGCTTCGCCCTAATAGCGAGCTCCTTGGCAGCCTTCGCGGCCACATTCATTTACGGCGGGGTCGCCAGGCTGGCGCTCATAGGCCTAGGCTCAGTCCTCCTAGGCCTCGGGCTCTCCTTCTACCACCCGCTGGGCGGCGCCATACTACAGCACAGCTACGAGGGCCAGGCTGGCAGGGCGCTTGGCATAAACGGCTCCCTTGGCAGCGTGGGGAGGGCCATCTTCCCCACGGTAATGGTTCTTGCCGTCGCCTACCTTGGGGGCAGTGAGGCCCTGTCCCTCATAGCTGCCTATGTGGTAGTTCTAGCTCTCATAATACAGGCCGGCCTCCACGACGTCAAGATGCCTGCCCTTCACGAGAGCGCCTCCAGCTCATTTTCAAGGCTCTCCAGGTACAGCTTTCTGCTGGTGCCGCTGACGGCTATGGTCTTCGTGAGGGCCATGTTTATGAATGGCGTCATGACGTACGCGCCAACCTACGTGGTTGACATAGTCAGGTCGAAGGTGTTCATGGGCGTAATAATAACGGTGTCCTACGCAACGGCGGTGGTTGGCCAGCCCATCTTTGGCTGGCTGGTGACCAGGCTCGGGGGAAGGAGCGTCGTCATAATTACTACGCTGGCGTCGACGCTGCTCTACGTGGTCTTCCTGCTGGCGCGCGGCGTCGTCATGATGACTGTCCTTCTGGGCCTCTACAGCTTCTTCGCCCTCAGCGGGTTCCCGGTGCTCCTAGGCTATGTCTCAGAGGTCGTGGACCCCAGCGTGAGGGCTCAGGCGAACTCGCTCGTGTGGGGCGTGGGGAACACCGTCGGCGGCGCCGTGGGGGCCCTCATAGGCGGCCTGCTGCTGCAGGGCAGGGGGTTCCTTGGCCTGACGCCGATCTACTCCACCATGTGGATGTTCGCTGCGTTCGCAGTTGCCTCCTCTGCTATGCTGGTCATGCTGCCTAGGGGACGACCAGCACGTCGGCCTTAG
- a CDS encoding nucleotidyltransferase family protein, whose product MSLTAVILAGGEGTRFRPYTDLIPKPMIPLGPEEKPVADHIVSTLIKGGATHVVFLVGYKWKYVRNYFGYGDRFGIKIDYSVDDETYKNTGGSLLKAYKQHLLDSDPVVVWYGDILAPLNASELAKEHAKLGADALLVVANAYQVPVGVAEINESGDIVDLKEKPWVNMKVTIGVLTLRPSLLEEYEGKLGTSFDIMGDLVPEMIRSGKKVKAYIYDGPWIDVGSLERYKKIDESLLRHITLS is encoded by the coding sequence GTGTCCCTGACAGCTGTTATACTTGCTGGCGGCGAGGGGACGAGGTTCAGGCCCTACACGGACCTGATACCGAAGCCTATGATACCACTAGGACCTGAGGAGAAGCCGGTCGCTGACCACATCGTGAGCACCCTCATCAAGGGCGGCGCCACTCACGTAGTCTTCCTTGTTGGCTACAAGTGGAAATACGTGAGGAACTACTTCGGCTACGGCGACAGGTTTGGCATAAAGATAGACTACAGCGTAGACGACGAGACCTACAAGAACACCGGCGGGTCCCTCCTAAAGGCTTACAAGCAACACCTGCTGGACAGCGACCCCGTGGTCGTGTGGTACGGTGACATACTGGCGCCCCTCAATGCCAGCGAGCTAGCTAAGGAGCACGCGAAGCTGGGGGCCGACGCGCTCCTAGTTGTTGCCAACGCCTACCAGGTACCCGTGGGCGTCGCCGAGATCAACGAGAGCGGTGATATTGTTGACCTAAAGGAGAAGCCGTGGGTCAACATGAAGGTGACCATAGGGGTGCTGACGCTGAGGCCCAGCCTGCTCGAGGAGTACGAGGGCAAGCTGGGGACCTCCTTTGACATAATGGGCGACCTCGTGCCAGAGATGATAAGGTCAGGGAAGAAGGTCAAGGCCTACATATATGACGGCCCCTGGATAGACGTCGGCAGCCTGGAGAGGTATAAGAAGATAGACGAGTCCCTGCTGAGGCACATCACGCTCTCCTAA
- a CDS encoding DUF126 domain-containing protein, with translation MLELRGRQLVAGRATGEALTLDAISFYGDVDPRTGVMQDGRRAASRVIVARRPRGSTVGSYIIYALKVNGVAPAAIVMSRVDPIIVAGCVLAGVPLVDSVPEEALSKVRDGDVVELDGAGTVRVIRRA, from the coding sequence GTGCTTGAGCTCAGGGGGAGGCAGCTCGTCGCTGGCAGGGCAACGGGGGAGGCGCTGACCCTCGACGCCATAAGCTTCTACGGCGACGTTGACCCCAGGACCGGCGTCATGCAGGACGGGAGAAGAGCGGCCTCAAGGGTGATAGTCGCCAGGAGGCCCAGGGGGAGCACAGTGGGAAGCTACATAATTTACGCCCTAAAGGTGAACGGCGTCGCCCCGGCCGCCATAGTGATGTCGAGGGTTGACCCAATAATAGTAGCAGGCTGCGTGCTGGCCGGAGTGCCGCTAGTAGACTCGGTGCCCGAGGAGGCCCTCTCCAAGGTTAGGGACGGGGACGTTGTTGAGCTTGACGGCGCCGGCACAGTCAGGGTCATTAGGAGAGCGTGA
- a CDS encoding aconitase X catalytic domain-containing protein yields MYLTREEERILKGDEGEARARALEVIVKVGEALGAPRLQPIVHAHVSGVSYNNIGEPGRRLIEDLASMGARFSVPTTVNPVGFDLESPQASDLVAVPREVEEGQRAITAALLRMGAALTLTCTPYYIPSVRSLRPGDSVAWGESNAVVYANSVLGLRTNREGGPVALMAAIAGRTYYYGMHTPEGRLPRVAYRLEAPDGYRLDYARAAALGELLARLHRSEGPPMLMAPIDAERFKELGAAVGAEGDIAMVFVPGLTPERPPERLEAVETLDYREVEDELESKRLDDVDIVYIGCPHASHEEIEELARLLSRLRPRPHRPGLLITTSRLEESRVSAEAMKVLREYGAVILRDTCLVVSSLRSRGLRVATYSYKALFYLSRRGLKVGLESMEDLAMRLGERR; encoded by the coding sequence ATGTACCTGACCAGGGAGGAGGAGAGGATACTTAAGGGCGACGAGGGCGAGGCAAGGGCCAGGGCGCTGGAGGTCATAGTTAAGGTGGGCGAGGCCCTGGGGGCCCCGAGGCTTCAGCCGATAGTGCACGCCCACGTCTCGGGGGTGTCATATAACAACATTGGGGAGCCCGGCAGGAGGCTAATAGAGGACCTGGCCTCAATGGGAGCCAGGTTCTCAGTGCCAACCACTGTGAACCCAGTAGGGTTCGACCTGGAGAGCCCCCAGGCCTCTGACCTGGTGGCGGTGCCGCGGGAGGTTGAGGAGGGCCAGAGGGCGATAACCGCTGCGCTGCTCCGCATGGGGGCGGCTCTGACGCTGACGTGCACGCCCTACTACATACCATCTGTCAGGTCCCTCAGGCCCGGCGACAGCGTCGCCTGGGGCGAGTCCAACGCCGTGGTCTACGCAAACAGCGTCCTAGGCCTAAGGACCAACAGGGAAGGGGGGCCTGTGGCCCTCATGGCGGCCATAGCTGGGAGGACGTACTACTATGGCATGCATACGCCGGAGGGCAGGCTGCCCAGGGTGGCCTACAGGCTTGAGGCCCCTGACGGCTACAGGCTGGACTACGCCAGGGCCGCCGCCCTGGGGGAGCTACTGGCCAGGCTCCACAGGTCCGAGGGGCCGCCCATGTTGATGGCGCCCATAGACGCTGAGAGGTTCAAGGAGCTTGGGGCCGCGGTGGGGGCGGAGGGGGACATAGCGATGGTATTCGTCCCCGGCCTCACCCCTGAGAGGCCCCCGGAGAGGCTTGAGGCCGTCGAGACGCTAGACTACAGGGAGGTAGAGGATGAGCTCGAGTCGAAGAGGCTTGACGACGTTGATATAGTCTACATCGGCTGCCCACACGCGTCCCATGAGGAGATAGAGGAGCTTGCCAGGCTTCTCAGCAGGCTCAGGCCCAGGCCCCACAGGCCGGGGCTGCTGATAACCACGTCAAGGCTTGAGGAGTCAAGGGTGAGCGCTGAGGCCATGAAGGTGCTCAGGGAGTACGGGGCGGTAATATTAAGGGACACGTGCCTCGTAGTGTCAAGCCTAAGGTCCAGGGGCCTTAGGGTGGCCACTTACAGCTACAAGGCGCTCTTCTACCTCTCAAGGCGCGGCCTAAAGGTTGGCCTTGAGTCCATGGAGGACCTAGCCATGAGGCTGGGTGAGAGGCGTTGA
- a CDS encoding zinc ribbon domain-containing protein, whose translation MSLAKQGQLAVAREDLTGLVESLRELPKGHRTALIALGYRRLAFWIDWQAEKGGVPLFVVDPTNTSTTCPRCGAKLVEVGHRRLRCPSCGLEADRDTIAILNIEGRALSQMGGPLAAPTAPQVTDVSPNRWGEPVNRPKGTLAL comes from the coding sequence GTGTCGCTAGCGAAGCAGGGCCAGCTGGCGGTAGCCAGGGAGGACCTCACGGGGCTGGTGGAGAGCCTAAGGGAGCTCCCGAAGGGGCACAGGACAGCCCTGATAGCGCTCGGCTACAGGAGGCTGGCGTTCTGGATTGACTGGCAGGCCGAGAAGGGCGGAGTGCCGCTGTTCGTTGTTGACCCTACCAACACATCCACGACGTGTCCAAGGTGCGGCGCTAAACTTGTAGAAGTAGGGCATCGCAGGCTCAGGTGCCCTAGCTGCGGCCTTGAGGCCGACAGGGACACAATAGCTATACTGAACATTGAGGGGAGGGCGCTTAGCCAGATGGGGGGACCTCTGGCTGCCCCGACTGCCCCCCAGGTGACAGATGTAAGCCCGAACAGATGGGGGGAACCTGTGAACCGCCCTAAGGGAACCCTCGCCCTTTAG
- a CDS encoding DUF1464 family protein, which produces MRALGIDPGTGTFDLAVVDGDRVVYEASVPAARVADDPESLMRAVEASRPDVIAAPSGYGVPFSWADEVRDPARFVYEVLLLSTPEQIAKASGELGVKVYEALAFVVEQLSKANLRAAFVPSVILLRTVPAYRKYNKVDMGTADKLASALIAVHHLAKSKGLQPSEVSAVILELGFGYNSAISVLRGKVVDGIGGTYASYGPLTAGAMDLEVVVGAPSWARFDVYKGGLAEVCGLHDLREAERMYEAGEEPCASAFRAWLEGAVKDVARAFVPLGKEAGTVVLNGRYSSLRSLREALMEAMPDIEVVEGSRLPGSSITKEASQGYAAMVAHAAGGGEGLLEEVVKTAEVDSACGTVVDYN; this is translated from the coding sequence TTGAGGGCCCTAGGCATAGACCCAGGCACGGGAACCTTTGACTTAGCGGTTGTCGACGGTGATAGGGTAGTCTATGAGGCCAGCGTACCCGCAGCCAGGGTGGCTGATGACCCAGAGAGCCTCATGAGGGCAGTCGAGGCCTCAAGGCCAGATGTAATAGCTGCGCCCTCAGGCTACGGCGTGCCCTTCAGCTGGGCTGACGAGGTCAGGGACCCCGCGAGGTTTGTCTACGAGGTCCTGCTCCTCAGCACCCCTGAACAGATAGCCAAGGCCTCAGGGGAGCTGGGCGTCAAGGTCTACGAGGCTCTGGCCTTCGTAGTTGAGCAGCTCTCGAAGGCCAACCTCAGGGCGGCCTTTGTGCCCTCTGTGATACTTCTCAGGACCGTGCCGGCCTACAGGAAGTACAACAAGGTCGACATGGGGACCGCTGACAAGCTCGCATCAGCCCTCATAGCCGTTCACCACCTGGCCAAGTCCAAGGGCCTCCAGCCGAGCGAGGTCAGCGCCGTCATCCTGGAGCTCGGTTTCGGCTACAACTCAGCCATAAGCGTGCTCAGGGGGAAGGTCGTTGACGGCATAGGGGGCACCTACGCCTCCTACGGCCCCCTGACGGCGGGGGCCATGGACCTTGAGGTAGTTGTAGGGGCGCCCTCCTGGGCCAGGTTCGACGTCTACAAGGGGGGCCTCGCCGAGGTCTGCGGCCTCCACGACCTCAGGGAGGCCGAGCGCATGTATGAGGCGGGGGAGGAGCCGTGCGCCTCAGCCTTCAGGGCGTGGCTTGAGGGCGCTGTGAAGGACGTGGCCAGGGCCTTCGTGCCCCTCGGCAAGGAGGCAGGCACGGTAGTTCTGAACGGCAGGTACTCCTCGCTGAGGAGCCTCAGGGAGGCCTTGATGGAGGCCATGCCTGACATTGAGGTCGTCGAAGGCAGCAGGCTGCCGGGCTCCTCGATAACCAAGGAGGCCTCCCAGGGCTACGCGGCCATGGTTGCCCACGCCGCCGGCGGGGGAGAGGGGCTCCTTGAGGAGGTCGTGAAGACGGCGGAGGTCGACTCGGCGTGCGGCACTGTAGTGGATTACAACTGA
- a CDS encoding elongation factor 1-beta: MARVAVLVSVTPSSVDVNLSDLLNRIKGSLPQGYEVLNSGEEPIAFGLKALKLIIAMPEDVEGGTETLEEFLRSVPDVEDVQVEAVTRMSE, translated from the coding sequence ATGGCAAGGGTCGCCGTGCTGGTGAGCGTTACGCCCTCCTCGGTGGACGTCAACCTCAGTGACCTCCTTAACAGGATAAAGGGCTCGCTGCCGCAGGGCTACGAGGTCCTCAACTCGGGCGAGGAGCCCATAGCCTTCGGCCTCAAGGCCCTGAAACTTATAATAGCGATGCCTGAGGACGTGGAGGGAGGCACTGAGACCCTCGAGGAGTTCCTGAGGTCTGTGCCTGACGTGGAGGACGTGCAGGTGGAGGCAGTGACCAGGATGAGCGAGTGA
- a CDS encoding zinc finger domain-containing protein, which yields MSVSLVRKIDMLDTVQPPVCVSCGRIIHPKEKAVAFYCPNCGKALLWRCAKCRKQGTPYRCPNCGFVGP from the coding sequence ATGTCGGTATCGCTCGTGAGAAAGATAGACATGCTTGACACCGTTCAGCCCCCAGTCTGCGTGAGCTGCGGCAGGATAATTCACCCCAAGGAGAAGGCCGTGGCCTTCTACTGCCCCAACTGCGGCAAGGCCCTCCTCTGGCGCTGCGCCAAGTGCAGGAAGCAGGGCACTCCGTACAGGTGCCCCAACTGCGGCTTCGTTGGGCCATGA
- the rqcH gene encoding ribosome rescue protein RqcH, whose product MARKSMSSLDVMAWVTANAGQLRGQRVDNVYQDDALALRVRVPHGDFLVMQPAVRVHLSSRYQPGRELGPLAKAMRESIRDLRIAEVKQVGFDRLVELAFEDGHRVIAELLPRGIVALVSPDGKVISASSYFEAKDRSVKRGLQYSYPPLRSENPFTLNPEELGMRIRASGAKDLVRSLVLSLGVPGEAAEEAVFRAGLRADVSPQSLGSQDLAGLTGALRTILDESLQGRGYVYIGPDGAPAQATPFRVTSATGMREQAFNSFDEALDLYFSLSAPRRPSPLEAERAKLMSSLERARREAEDYLKQAELLEAQANAIASTYHDVAGALRCIREGGEGCGAKEVNRRQGYAVFELSGIDVKVYLYESVDDAIKRLYREAGELRAKAERAQRSEVDIEARLKELERQLALQELRAKARGRRRAWYERYHWLVTSSGLLAVGGRDADQNESLVRRMLGPNDVFLHADVHGAPAVVLMTGPGGKFTEQDVEEAATLTAAYSRAWKEGMASVSVYWAYGSQVSKSPPSGEYLTKGSFMVYGKKNYLRPLKVEVYLGVALDEEGLPVVIVGPESVVAPQAVAYLRVTPGNGKVEDVAKEIVEELSRVAKDVEIVGAVDPSEVALRLPGRASVSRARRGLAQGLMRPRWPSGGEG is encoded by the coding sequence TTGGCCAGGAAGTCAATGAGCTCCCTTGACGTGATGGCCTGGGTCACGGCGAACGCCGGCCAGCTCAGGGGGCAGAGGGTCGATAACGTGTATCAGGACGACGCGCTGGCCCTAAGGGTTAGGGTGCCCCACGGCGACTTCCTCGTCATGCAGCCCGCCGTGAGGGTTCACCTGAGCTCAAGGTATCAGCCAGGCAGGGAGCTGGGCCCCCTGGCCAAAGCCATGAGGGAGTCGATAAGGGACCTGAGGATAGCTGAGGTTAAGCAGGTAGGCTTTGATAGGCTCGTGGAGCTAGCTTTCGAGGACGGTCACAGGGTTATCGCGGAGCTCCTGCCAAGGGGCATCGTAGCTCTTGTCTCGCCGGACGGCAAGGTGATCTCGGCCTCCTCATACTTTGAGGCCAAGGACAGGAGCGTCAAGAGGGGCCTCCAGTACTCATACCCGCCCCTGAGGTCCGAGAACCCCTTCACGCTTAACCCTGAGGAGCTTGGGATGAGAATAAGGGCTTCAGGCGCTAAGGACCTGGTAAGGTCCCTCGTGCTCTCCCTGGGGGTCCCAGGCGAGGCCGCGGAGGAGGCCGTCTTCAGGGCCGGGCTCAGGGCTGACGTGAGCCCCCAGTCGCTGGGGTCCCAGGACCTGGCGGGACTTACGGGCGCTCTAAGGACGATACTTGACGAGTCGCTTCAGGGGAGGGGCTACGTTTACATAGGCCCTGACGGGGCCCCTGCACAGGCGACGCCGTTCAGGGTGACATCAGCTACGGGCATGAGGGAGCAGGCCTTCAACAGCTTCGACGAGGCGCTGGACCTGTACTTCAGTCTTTCAGCGCCGAGGAGGCCAAGCCCCCTTGAGGCCGAGAGGGCCAAGCTGATGAGCAGCCTTGAGAGGGCCAGGAGGGAGGCGGAGGACTACCTTAAGCAGGCCGAGCTCCTCGAGGCGCAGGCAAATGCCATAGCTTCGACATATCATGACGTCGCGGGCGCCCTCAGGTGCATAAGGGAGGGAGGGGAGGGCTGCGGCGCCAAGGAGGTCAACAGGAGGCAGGGGTACGCGGTATTTGAGCTCTCGGGCATTGACGTCAAGGTCTACCTCTACGAGAGCGTGGACGACGCCATAAAGAGGCTCTACCGCGAGGCGGGCGAGCTGAGGGCCAAGGCCGAGAGGGCCCAGAGGTCGGAGGTTGACATAGAGGCCAGGCTGAAGGAGTTGGAGCGCCAGCTCGCCCTCCAGGAGCTGAGGGCTAAGGCTAGGGGCAGGCGGAGGGCCTGGTACGAGAGGTACCACTGGCTTGTAACGTCATCAGGCCTACTTGCGGTTGGGGGGAGGGACGCAGACCAAAACGAGAGCCTTGTTAGGAGAATGCTGGGACCCAATGATGTTTTCCTCCATGCCGACGTTCACGGGGCCCCTGCAGTGGTGCTCATGACTGGCCCCGGGGGCAAGTTCACTGAGCAGGACGTTGAGGAGGCCGCGACGCTCACGGCAGCCTACAGCAGGGCCTGGAAGGAGGGCATGGCTAGCGTCAGCGTCTACTGGGCCTACGGCTCCCAGGTGTCGAAGAGCCCGCCCTCGGGCGAGTACCTGACGAAGGGCTCCTTCATGGTCTACGGCAAGAAGAACTACCTGAGGCCCCTCAAGGTCGAGGTATATCTTGGGGTGGCCCTAGATGAGGAGGGGCTCCCGGTGGTTATAGTTGGGCCTGAGAGCGTTGTGGCCCCCCAGGCGGTGGCATACCTCAGGGTGACGCCAGGCAATGGGAAGGTTGAGGACGTTGCCAAGGAAATAGTTGAGGAGCTTTCAAGGGTTGCCAAGGACGTTGAGATAGTCGGCGCGGTTGACCCCTCGGAGGTGGCCCTCAGGCTGCCCGGCAGGGCCTCTGTATCGCGCGCTAGGAGAGGCCTAGCCCAGGGGCTCATGAGGCCTAGGTGGCCATCAGGGGGCGAGGGCTAA